The Vidua chalybeata isolate OUT-0048 chromosome 17, bVidCha1 merged haplotype, whole genome shotgun sequence genome has a segment encoding these proteins:
- the LOC128796743 gene encoding serine/threonine-protein phosphatase 4 regulatory subunit 1-like isoform X3, whose product MAVGFEDYGPDCDSMRITAFLDIPGQDNLTPLARLEKYAFSDNVFNRQIIARGLLDVFRDFSNNEEDFLTVMEIVVRLSEDAEPTVRTELMEQIPPIAIFLQESRPKFPTAFFEYLMPIVVRYLTDVNNQVRKAGQEALLILLEQDLVAQSDIENKVCPILLDLSAPDSDDEYKVEAVNIICKMASMLSRATVEHMLLPRFCELCSDGKLFQVRKICAANFGDICNAVGQEATERLLIPKFFELCSDSVWGMRKACAECFMAVSYTTSPEVRRSKLSPLFISLISDTCRWVRQAAFQSLGPFISTFANPSSAGLYIREDGTLSIRPPAQDVNSNSCQPSNNITVMSSSANAALPSSEQAMEIKPESSTEEASAEVCTKLSEDLNKNSWEESSDCCASPGEDVSGLCQGEKTAAGASKGTKESSFPGLSSGLPSAEDVFNTFLYWRPPLPDISQDLELLQFKAEKHNDACSVPCNNCVASSEIKKVLESLQEHIDDPDVQAQVQVLSAALRAAQFDSVGDCEAKKMEESGDNLQNKMILDETTVSDAACNQVQGNTLSSPASQDDISDQSSTSVLKSTDSEEQHRGTSVFLRKEQENNPPFEDDKSKLQDIIPQPLLDQYLSMTDPARAQTVDTEIAKHCAYSLPGVALTLGRQNWHCLKDTYETLASDVQWKVRRTLAFSIHELAVILGDQLTAADLVPIFNGFLKDLDEVRIGVLKHLYDFLKLLHADKRREYLYQLQEFVVTDNSRNWRFRYELAEQLILILELYNPNDVYDYLRHIALTLCSDKVSEVRWISFKLVVAILQKFYANSANALGLNFINELVVRFRHCSKWVGRQAFAFICQAVVEEECMPVDQFVEHLLPSLLSLASDPVPNVRVLLAKALRQTLLEKAYFKSVGNPHLEAAEETILALQSDRDQDVSFFATIKLKQDNMDNITIEKQN is encoded by the exons CTTTCGAGATTTCAGTAACAATGAAGAAGACTTTCTGACTGTAATGGAAATAGTGGTCAGGCTCTCTGAAGATGCAG AGCCAACTGTTCGCACAGAGCTGATGGAACAGATACCTCCTATTGCCATCTTTCTGCAAGAAAGTCGACCAAAATTCCCAACAGCATTTTTTGAATACCTTATGCCCATAGTAGTGAGGTACCTCACAGATGTTAACAATCAG GTCAGAAAGGCAGGCCAGGAAGCACTGCTGATACTGCTGGAACAAGATCTTGTGGCTCAGAGTGACATTGAAAATAAGGTGTGTCCAATTCTGCTGGACCTCTCTGCTCCTGACAGTGATGATGAGTATAAGGTGGAAGCTGTCAAT ATAATCTGTAAAATGGCTTCTATGTTAAGCAGAGCAACAGTTGAGCACATGCTGCTTCCTCGTTTCTGTGAACTGTGCAGTGATGGGAAATTGTTTCAAGTCCGAAAG atTTGTGCAGCTAATTTTGGTGACATTTGTAATGCAGTTGGGCAAGAAGCCACTGAAAGACTGCTG ATTCCCAAGTTCTTTGAGCTGTGTTCTGATAGTGTGTGGGGAATGAGGAAGGCTTGTGCTGAATGCTTTATGGCAGTGTCTTACACCACATCCCCAGAAGTTCGCAGGAGCAAACTGTCCCCACTGTTCATCAGCCTGATCAGTGACACCTGCAGATGG GTCCGTCAGGCTGCTTTTCAGTCTCTTGGCCCATTTATTTCTACCTTTGCAAACCCTTCAAGTGCTGGTCTTTACATTCGAGAAGATGGGACACTGAGTATCCGACCCCCAGCACAAGATGTGAATTCCAATTCCTGTCAGCCAAGCAACAATATCACTGTGATGTCTTCCAGTGCAAATGCTGCATTGCCCAG CTCAGAACAAGCAATGGAAATCAAACCGGAATCATCGACTGAGGAGGCTTCAGCAGAAGTTTGTACAAAGCTCTCTGAGGACCTAAATAAAAATTCCTGGGAAGAAAGTTCAGATTGTTGTGCCAGCCCTGGAGAAGATGTGTCTGGCTTGTGTCAGGGTGAAAAAactgctgctggtgcctctAAAGGCACGAAGGAGAGCAGTTTTCCGGGGCTGAGCTCGGGGCTGCCGTCTGCCGAGGACGTGTTTAACACATTCCTGTACTGGCGCCCTCCTCTGCCCGACATAAGtcaggacctggagctgctgcagttcaAGGCTGAGAAGCACAACGATGCCTGCTCTGTGCCATGTAATAACTGTGTTGCtagcagtgaaataaaaaaggttCTAGAAAGCTTACAGGAGCACATAGATGATCCAGATGTTCAAG CTCAGGTCCAAGTGTTGtctgctgctctcagagctGCTCAGTTTGATTCTGTTGGTGACTGTGAAGccaaaaaaatggaagaaagtgGTGACAATCTTCAGAACAAAATGATTTTGGATGAAACAACAGTTTCAGATGCTGCCTGCAACCAGGTGCAGGGGAACACTCTTTCATCCCCTGCCTCCCAGGATGACATCAGTGACCAGTCAAGCACCAGTGTGCTGAAAAGCACA GACTCAGAGGAACAACACAGAGGAACCAGTGTCTTTTTGaggaaagagcaagaaaataatCCACCATTTGAAGATGACAAGTCAAAATTACAG GACATCATCCCTCAGCCTTTACTGGACCAGTACCTGTCCATGACCGACCCTGCTCGGGCCCAGACTGTTGACACTGAGATTGCCAAGCACTGTGCCTACAGCCTGCCTGGGGTGGCCCTGACACTGGGCAGGCAGAACTGGCACTGCCTCAAGGACACCTATGAGACACTAGCTTCAGATGTACAG TGGAAGGTGCGGCGCACTCTGGCTTTCTCCATCCATGAGCTGGCTGTGATCCTGGGGGATCAGCTAACAGCTGCTGATCTGGTGCCAATTTTCAATGGCTTCTTGAAGGATCTGGATGAAGTGCGTATTGGTGTCCTCAAACATCTCTATGACTTTCTGAAG CTACTTCATGCAGACAAAAGGCGAGAGTATCTTTACCAGCTGCAAGAATTTGTGGTGACTGATAACAGCAGGAACTGGAGGTTTCGTTACGAGCTGGCAGA GCAGCTGATCCTGATCCTGGAGCTCTACAATCCCAATGATGTCTATGACTACTTAAGGCACATTGCACTAACTCTGTGCTCCGATAAAGTTTCAGAAGTTCGGTGGATCTCCTTCAAACTG GTTGTAGCAATATTACAGAAGTTCTATGCAAACAGTGCCAATGCCCTGGGATTAAATTTCATCAATGAGCTCGTAGTGCGGTTTCGCCACTGCTCCAAGTGGGTTGGGAGACAAGCCTTTGCCTTCATTTGTCAG GCTGTAGTAGAAGAGGAGTGCATGCCTGTGGACCAGTTTGTTGAACACTTACTCCCCAGCCTTCTCAGCCTTGCGTCAGATCCTGTGCCAAACGTCAGGGTCCTGCTCGCCAAGGCTCTCAGGCAGACATTGCTGGAGAAAG cttattttaaaagtgttggCAATCCTCATCTTGAAGCTGCAGAAGAGACCATTCTAGCCCTGCAGTCTGACAGAGATCAAGATGTGTCTTTCTTTGCCACCATAAAACTGAAACAGGATAACATGGACAATATCAccattgaaaaacaaaactaa
- the LOC128796743 gene encoding serine/threonine-protein phosphatase 4 regulatory subunit 1-like isoform X2: protein MVTVRLVGFEDYGPDCDSMRITAFLDIPGQDNLTPLARLEKYAFSDNVFNRQIIARGLLDVFRDFSNNEEDFLTVMEIVVRLSEDAEPTVRTELMEQIPPIAIFLQESRPKFPTAFFEYLMPIVVRYLTDVNNQVRKAGQEALLILLEQDLVAQSDIENKVCPILLDLSAPDSDDEYKVEAVNIICKMASMLSRATVEHMLLPRFCELCSDGKLFQVRKICAANFGDICNAVGQEATERLLIPKFFELCSDSVWGMRKACAECFMAVSYTTSPEVRRSKLSPLFISLISDTCRWVRQAAFQSLGPFISTFANPSSAGLYIREDGTLSIRPPAQDVNSNSCQPSNNITVMSSSANAALPSSEQAMEIKPESSTEEASAEVCTKLSEDLNKNSWEESSDCCASPGEDVSGLCQGEKTAAGASKGTKESSFPGLSSGLPSAEDVFNTFLYWRPPLPDISQDLELLQFKAEKHNDACSVPCNNCVASSEIKKVLESLQEHIDDPDVQAQVQVLSAALRAAQFDSVGDCEAKKMEESGDNLQNKMILDETTVSDAACNQVQGNTLSSPASQDDISDQSSTSVLKSTDSEEQHRGTSVFLRKEQENNPPFEDDKSKLQDIIPQPLLDQYLSMTDPARAQTVDTEIAKHCAYSLPGVALTLGRQNWHCLKDTYETLASDVQWKVRRTLAFSIHELAVILGDQLTAADLVPIFNGFLKDLDEVRIGVLKHLYDFLKLLHADKRREYLYQLQEFVVTDNSRNWRFRYELAEQLILILELYNPNDVYDYLRHIALTLCSDKVSEVRWISFKLVVAILQKFYANSANALGLNFINELVVRFRHCSKWVGRQAFAFICQAVVEEECMPVDQFVEHLLPSLLSLASDPVPNVRVLLAKALRQTLLEKAYFKSVGNPHLEAAEETILALQSDRDQDVSFFATIKLKQDNMDNITIEKQN, encoded by the exons CTTTCGAGATTTCAGTAACAATGAAGAAGACTTTCTGACTGTAATGGAAATAGTGGTCAGGCTCTCTGAAGATGCAG AGCCAACTGTTCGCACAGAGCTGATGGAACAGATACCTCCTATTGCCATCTTTCTGCAAGAAAGTCGACCAAAATTCCCAACAGCATTTTTTGAATACCTTATGCCCATAGTAGTGAGGTACCTCACAGATGTTAACAATCAG GTCAGAAAGGCAGGCCAGGAAGCACTGCTGATACTGCTGGAACAAGATCTTGTGGCTCAGAGTGACATTGAAAATAAGGTGTGTCCAATTCTGCTGGACCTCTCTGCTCCTGACAGTGATGATGAGTATAAGGTGGAAGCTGTCAAT ATAATCTGTAAAATGGCTTCTATGTTAAGCAGAGCAACAGTTGAGCACATGCTGCTTCCTCGTTTCTGTGAACTGTGCAGTGATGGGAAATTGTTTCAAGTCCGAAAG atTTGTGCAGCTAATTTTGGTGACATTTGTAATGCAGTTGGGCAAGAAGCCACTGAAAGACTGCTG ATTCCCAAGTTCTTTGAGCTGTGTTCTGATAGTGTGTGGGGAATGAGGAAGGCTTGTGCTGAATGCTTTATGGCAGTGTCTTACACCACATCCCCAGAAGTTCGCAGGAGCAAACTGTCCCCACTGTTCATCAGCCTGATCAGTGACACCTGCAGATGG GTCCGTCAGGCTGCTTTTCAGTCTCTTGGCCCATTTATTTCTACCTTTGCAAACCCTTCAAGTGCTGGTCTTTACATTCGAGAAGATGGGACACTGAGTATCCGACCCCCAGCACAAGATGTGAATTCCAATTCCTGTCAGCCAAGCAACAATATCACTGTGATGTCTTCCAGTGCAAATGCTGCATTGCCCAG CTCAGAACAAGCAATGGAAATCAAACCGGAATCATCGACTGAGGAGGCTTCAGCAGAAGTTTGTACAAAGCTCTCTGAGGACCTAAATAAAAATTCCTGGGAAGAAAGTTCAGATTGTTGTGCCAGCCCTGGAGAAGATGTGTCTGGCTTGTGTCAGGGTGAAAAAactgctgctggtgcctctAAAGGCACGAAGGAGAGCAGTTTTCCGGGGCTGAGCTCGGGGCTGCCGTCTGCCGAGGACGTGTTTAACACATTCCTGTACTGGCGCCCTCCTCTGCCCGACATAAGtcaggacctggagctgctgcagttcaAGGCTGAGAAGCACAACGATGCCTGCTCTGTGCCATGTAATAACTGTGTTGCtagcagtgaaataaaaaaggttCTAGAAAGCTTACAGGAGCACATAGATGATCCAGATGTTCAAG CTCAGGTCCAAGTGTTGtctgctgctctcagagctGCTCAGTTTGATTCTGTTGGTGACTGTGAAGccaaaaaaatggaagaaagtgGTGACAATCTTCAGAACAAAATGATTTTGGATGAAACAACAGTTTCAGATGCTGCCTGCAACCAGGTGCAGGGGAACACTCTTTCATCCCCTGCCTCCCAGGATGACATCAGTGACCAGTCAAGCACCAGTGTGCTGAAAAGCACA GACTCAGAGGAACAACACAGAGGAACCAGTGTCTTTTTGaggaaagagcaagaaaataatCCACCATTTGAAGATGACAAGTCAAAATTACAG GACATCATCCCTCAGCCTTTACTGGACCAGTACCTGTCCATGACCGACCCTGCTCGGGCCCAGACTGTTGACACTGAGATTGCCAAGCACTGTGCCTACAGCCTGCCTGGGGTGGCCCTGACACTGGGCAGGCAGAACTGGCACTGCCTCAAGGACACCTATGAGACACTAGCTTCAGATGTACAG TGGAAGGTGCGGCGCACTCTGGCTTTCTCCATCCATGAGCTGGCTGTGATCCTGGGGGATCAGCTAACAGCTGCTGATCTGGTGCCAATTTTCAATGGCTTCTTGAAGGATCTGGATGAAGTGCGTATTGGTGTCCTCAAACATCTCTATGACTTTCTGAAG CTACTTCATGCAGACAAAAGGCGAGAGTATCTTTACCAGCTGCAAGAATTTGTGGTGACTGATAACAGCAGGAACTGGAGGTTTCGTTACGAGCTGGCAGA GCAGCTGATCCTGATCCTGGAGCTCTACAATCCCAATGATGTCTATGACTACTTAAGGCACATTGCACTAACTCTGTGCTCCGATAAAGTTTCAGAAGTTCGGTGGATCTCCTTCAAACTG GTTGTAGCAATATTACAGAAGTTCTATGCAAACAGTGCCAATGCCCTGGGATTAAATTTCATCAATGAGCTCGTAGTGCGGTTTCGCCACTGCTCCAAGTGGGTTGGGAGACAAGCCTTTGCCTTCATTTGTCAG GCTGTAGTAGAAGAGGAGTGCATGCCTGTGGACCAGTTTGTTGAACACTTACTCCCCAGCCTTCTCAGCCTTGCGTCAGATCCTGTGCCAAACGTCAGGGTCCTGCTCGCCAAGGCTCTCAGGCAGACATTGCTGGAGAAAG cttattttaaaagtgttggCAATCCTCATCTTGAAGCTGCAGAAGAGACCATTCTAGCCCTGCAGTCTGACAGAGATCAAGATGTGTCTTTCTTTGCCACCATAAAACTGAAACAGGATAACATGGACAATATCAccattgaaaaacaaaactaa
- the LOC128796743 gene encoding serine/threonine-protein phosphatase 4 regulatory subunit 1-like isoform X1 — protein sequence MAGIPLYFVDLQDDLDDFGFEDYGPDCDSMRITAFLDIPGQDNLTPLARLEKYAFSDNVFNRQIIARGLLDVFRDFSNNEEDFLTVMEIVVRLSEDAEPTVRTELMEQIPPIAIFLQESRPKFPTAFFEYLMPIVVRYLTDVNNQVRKAGQEALLILLEQDLVAQSDIENKVCPILLDLSAPDSDDEYKVEAVNIICKMASMLSRATVEHMLLPRFCELCSDGKLFQVRKICAANFGDICNAVGQEATERLLIPKFFELCSDSVWGMRKACAECFMAVSYTTSPEVRRSKLSPLFISLISDTCRWVRQAAFQSLGPFISTFANPSSAGLYIREDGTLSIRPPAQDVNSNSCQPSNNITVMSSSANAALPSSEQAMEIKPESSTEEASAEVCTKLSEDLNKNSWEESSDCCASPGEDVSGLCQGEKTAAGASKGTKESSFPGLSSGLPSAEDVFNTFLYWRPPLPDISQDLELLQFKAEKHNDACSVPCNNCVASSEIKKVLESLQEHIDDPDVQAQVQVLSAALRAAQFDSVGDCEAKKMEESGDNLQNKMILDETTVSDAACNQVQGNTLSSPASQDDISDQSSTSVLKSTDSEEQHRGTSVFLRKEQENNPPFEDDKSKLQDIIPQPLLDQYLSMTDPARAQTVDTEIAKHCAYSLPGVALTLGRQNWHCLKDTYETLASDVQWKVRRTLAFSIHELAVILGDQLTAADLVPIFNGFLKDLDEVRIGVLKHLYDFLKLLHADKRREYLYQLQEFVVTDNSRNWRFRYELAEQLILILELYNPNDVYDYLRHIALTLCSDKVSEVRWISFKLVVAILQKFYANSANALGLNFINELVVRFRHCSKWVGRQAFAFICQAVVEEECMPVDQFVEHLLPSLLSLASDPVPNVRVLLAKALRQTLLEKAYFKSVGNPHLEAAEETILALQSDRDQDVSFFATIKLKQDNMDNITIEKQN from the exons CTTTCGAGATTTCAGTAACAATGAAGAAGACTTTCTGACTGTAATGGAAATAGTGGTCAGGCTCTCTGAAGATGCAG AGCCAACTGTTCGCACAGAGCTGATGGAACAGATACCTCCTATTGCCATCTTTCTGCAAGAAAGTCGACCAAAATTCCCAACAGCATTTTTTGAATACCTTATGCCCATAGTAGTGAGGTACCTCACAGATGTTAACAATCAG GTCAGAAAGGCAGGCCAGGAAGCACTGCTGATACTGCTGGAACAAGATCTTGTGGCTCAGAGTGACATTGAAAATAAGGTGTGTCCAATTCTGCTGGACCTCTCTGCTCCTGACAGTGATGATGAGTATAAGGTGGAAGCTGTCAAT ATAATCTGTAAAATGGCTTCTATGTTAAGCAGAGCAACAGTTGAGCACATGCTGCTTCCTCGTTTCTGTGAACTGTGCAGTGATGGGAAATTGTTTCAAGTCCGAAAG atTTGTGCAGCTAATTTTGGTGACATTTGTAATGCAGTTGGGCAAGAAGCCACTGAAAGACTGCTG ATTCCCAAGTTCTTTGAGCTGTGTTCTGATAGTGTGTGGGGAATGAGGAAGGCTTGTGCTGAATGCTTTATGGCAGTGTCTTACACCACATCCCCAGAAGTTCGCAGGAGCAAACTGTCCCCACTGTTCATCAGCCTGATCAGTGACACCTGCAGATGG GTCCGTCAGGCTGCTTTTCAGTCTCTTGGCCCATTTATTTCTACCTTTGCAAACCCTTCAAGTGCTGGTCTTTACATTCGAGAAGATGGGACACTGAGTATCCGACCCCCAGCACAAGATGTGAATTCCAATTCCTGTCAGCCAAGCAACAATATCACTGTGATGTCTTCCAGTGCAAATGCTGCATTGCCCAG CTCAGAACAAGCAATGGAAATCAAACCGGAATCATCGACTGAGGAGGCTTCAGCAGAAGTTTGTACAAAGCTCTCTGAGGACCTAAATAAAAATTCCTGGGAAGAAAGTTCAGATTGTTGTGCCAGCCCTGGAGAAGATGTGTCTGGCTTGTGTCAGGGTGAAAAAactgctgctggtgcctctAAAGGCACGAAGGAGAGCAGTTTTCCGGGGCTGAGCTCGGGGCTGCCGTCTGCCGAGGACGTGTTTAACACATTCCTGTACTGGCGCCCTCCTCTGCCCGACATAAGtcaggacctggagctgctgcagttcaAGGCTGAGAAGCACAACGATGCCTGCTCTGTGCCATGTAATAACTGTGTTGCtagcagtgaaataaaaaaggttCTAGAAAGCTTACAGGAGCACATAGATGATCCAGATGTTCAAG CTCAGGTCCAAGTGTTGtctgctgctctcagagctGCTCAGTTTGATTCTGTTGGTGACTGTGAAGccaaaaaaatggaagaaagtgGTGACAATCTTCAGAACAAAATGATTTTGGATGAAACAACAGTTTCAGATGCTGCCTGCAACCAGGTGCAGGGGAACACTCTTTCATCCCCTGCCTCCCAGGATGACATCAGTGACCAGTCAAGCACCAGTGTGCTGAAAAGCACA GACTCAGAGGAACAACACAGAGGAACCAGTGTCTTTTTGaggaaagagcaagaaaataatCCACCATTTGAAGATGACAAGTCAAAATTACAG GACATCATCCCTCAGCCTTTACTGGACCAGTACCTGTCCATGACCGACCCTGCTCGGGCCCAGACTGTTGACACTGAGATTGCCAAGCACTGTGCCTACAGCCTGCCTGGGGTGGCCCTGACACTGGGCAGGCAGAACTGGCACTGCCTCAAGGACACCTATGAGACACTAGCTTCAGATGTACAG TGGAAGGTGCGGCGCACTCTGGCTTTCTCCATCCATGAGCTGGCTGTGATCCTGGGGGATCAGCTAACAGCTGCTGATCTGGTGCCAATTTTCAATGGCTTCTTGAAGGATCTGGATGAAGTGCGTATTGGTGTCCTCAAACATCTCTATGACTTTCTGAAG CTACTTCATGCAGACAAAAGGCGAGAGTATCTTTACCAGCTGCAAGAATTTGTGGTGACTGATAACAGCAGGAACTGGAGGTTTCGTTACGAGCTGGCAGA GCAGCTGATCCTGATCCTGGAGCTCTACAATCCCAATGATGTCTATGACTACTTAAGGCACATTGCACTAACTCTGTGCTCCGATAAAGTTTCAGAAGTTCGGTGGATCTCCTTCAAACTG GTTGTAGCAATATTACAGAAGTTCTATGCAAACAGTGCCAATGCCCTGGGATTAAATTTCATCAATGAGCTCGTAGTGCGGTTTCGCCACTGCTCCAAGTGGGTTGGGAGACAAGCCTTTGCCTTCATTTGTCAG GCTGTAGTAGAAGAGGAGTGCATGCCTGTGGACCAGTTTGTTGAACACTTACTCCCCAGCCTTCTCAGCCTTGCGTCAGATCCTGTGCCAAACGTCAGGGTCCTGCTCGCCAAGGCTCTCAGGCAGACATTGCTGGAGAAAG cttattttaaaagtgttggCAATCCTCATCTTGAAGCTGCAGAAGAGACCATTCTAGCCCTGCAGTCTGACAGAGATCAAGATGTGTCTTTCTTTGCCACCATAAAACTGAAACAGGATAACATGGACAATATCAccattgaaaaacaaaactaa